The following coding sequences are from one Humulus lupulus chromosome X, drHumLupu1.1, whole genome shotgun sequence window:
- the LOC133805500 gene encoding cytosolic sulfotransferase 7-like — MEISNVIKQKKEEKEMEVDEILAMLEKVKDPSHDDVYFYSYQGFWIHDFALKGIISFQTQFEARDDDILLASCPKSGTTWLKSLVFAIVNRTHHNCATYSNNNNDSPLFTTNPHNLIPFHASSHFTSSMKPRLLSTHNPYPLLPPSIKSSDCKVVYICRNPLDLFVSHWYFNHKFWGDNEPHHLEEQFDIFCKGIHILGPFWDHILGFRKASLEMPHKILFLKYEDLKRDSVFFIRKMADFLGFSFSAEEENRGVPQEIEKLCSFEHLKNLDVNKTGKQSFGSSNSLYFRKGEVGDWMNHLTPEMAKRGKKLIQEKFEQSDITFEF; from the coding sequence ATGGAAATATCAAATGTTATCAAGCAGAAGAAGGAGGAAAAGGAAATGGAGGTTGATGAAATTTTGGCAATGCTTGAAAAAGTTAAAGACCCATCACATGATGATGTCTATTTCTACTCTTACCAAGGGTTTTGGATTCATGACTTTGCATTGAAAGGTATAATTTcctttcaaactcaatttgaggCACGAGATGATGATATTTTATTAGCTTCTTGTCCAAAATCAGGTACTACTTGGTTAAAATCTCTTGTTTTCGCTATTGTGAACCGTACTCATCATAATTGTGCAACATACTCTAATAACAATAACGATAGCCCTTTGTTTACTACCAATCCACACAACCTCATACCCTTCCATGCAAGTAGTCATTTCACCTCAAGTATGAAGCCAAGACTCTTGAGTACCCACAATCCTTATCCCTTGTTACCACCCTCCATCAAGTCTTCTGATTGTAAAGTTGTATACATTTGTCGAAACCCACTGGATCTATTTGTTTCTCATTGGTACTTTAATCACAAATTTTGGGGGGATAATGAACCACATCATTTAGAGGAACAATTCGATATATTCTGTAAAGGAATCCATATATTAGGACCATTTTGGGATCATATTTTGGGGTTTCGAAAAGCAAGCTTAGAGATGCCTCataagatattatttttaaaatatgaaGACCTTAAAAGAGACAGTGTGTTTTTTATTAGAAAGATGGCAGACTTTTTGGGATTTTCTTTTTCAGCTGAGGAAGAAAATCGAGGAGTTCCACAAGAAATAGAAAAATTATGTAGCTTTGAGCATTTAAAAAATTTGGATGTAAATAAGACCGGCAAACAATCATTTGGTTCTTCCAATAGCTTATACTTTAGAAAAGGTGAGGTGGGAGATTGGATGAACCATTTAACACCTGAAATGGCAAAGCGTGGAAAGAAGCTCATTCAAGAAAAGTTTGAACAATCTGATATAACGTTTGAGTTCTAG